The Streptomyces sp. NBC_00344 genome includes a window with the following:
- the rpsC gene encoding 30S ribosomal protein S3, producing MGQKVNPHGFRLGITTDFKSRWYADKLYKDYVKEDVAIRRMMTKGMERAGISKVEIERTRDRVRVDIHTARPGIVIGRRGAEADRIRGELEKLTGKQVQLNILEVKNPEVDAQLVAQAVAEQLSSRVSFRRAMRKSMQSTMKAGAKGIKIQCGGRLGGAEMSRSEFYREGRVPLHTLRANVDYGFFEAKTTFGRIGVKVWIYKGNVKNIAEVRAENAAARAGNRPARGGGNDRPAGGRGGRGGERGGRGRKPQQSAPAAEAPKADAPAAAAPAESTGTEA from the coding sequence ATGGGCCAGAAGGTTAACCCGCACGGGTTCCGGCTCGGCATCACCACGGACTTCAAGTCCCGCTGGTACGCCGACAAGCTGTACAAGGACTACGTCAAGGAAGACGTTGCCATTCGTCGCATGATGACGAAGGGCATGGAGCGCGCCGGTATCTCGAAGGTTGAGATCGAGCGCACCCGCGACCGCGTCCGCGTCGACATCCACACCGCTCGTCCGGGCATCGTCATCGGCCGCCGCGGCGCCGAGGCCGACCGCATCCGCGGCGAGCTGGAGAAGCTGACCGGCAAGCAGGTCCAGCTCAACATCCTCGAGGTCAAGAACCCCGAGGTGGACGCTCAGCTGGTGGCCCAGGCCGTCGCCGAGCAGCTGTCCTCCCGTGTCTCCTTCCGTCGCGCCATGCGTAAGAGCATGCAGTCGACGATGAAGGCCGGCGCCAAGGGCATCAAGATCCAGTGCGGTGGCCGTCTCGGCGGCGCCGAGATGTCCCGTTCGGAGTTCTACCGCGAGGGCCGTGTGCCCCTGCACACGCTCCGCGCGAACGTGGACTACGGCTTCTTCGAGGCCAAGACGACCTTCGGCCGTATCGGCGTGAAGGTCTGGATCTACAAGGGCAATGTCAAGAACATCGCCGAGGTCCGCGCCGAGAACGCTGCGGCCCGTGCCGGCAACCGTCCGGCCCGTGGCGGCGGCAACGACCGTCCGGCCGGCGGCCGCGGTGGTCGTGGTGGCGAGCGTGGCGGCCGCGGCCGCAAGCCGCAGCAGTCCGCACCGGCAGCCGAGGCCCCCAAGGCCGACGCTCCCGCAGCGGCTGCTCCGGCTGAGAGCACCGGAACGGAGGCCTGA
- a CDS encoding type Z 30S ribosomal protein S14 → MAKKSLIAKAARKPKFGVRGYTRCQRCGRPHSVYRKFGLCRVCLREMAHRGELPGVTKSSW, encoded by the coding sequence GTGGCGAAGAAGTCTCTGATCGCTAAGGCCGCCCGTAAGCCGAAGTTCGGCGTCCGCGGGTACACCCGTTGCCAGCGCTGCGGCCGGCCCCACTCCGTCTACCGCAAGTTCGGCCTGTGCCGCGTGTGCCTTCGTGAGATGGCTCACCGTGGCGAGCTGCCGGGCGTGACCAAGAGCTCCTGGTAA
- the rplV gene encoding 50S ribosomal protein L22 produces MEARAQARYIRVTPMKARRVVDLIRGMDATEAQAVLRFAPQAASVPVGKVLDSAIANAAHNYDHTDAGSLVISEAYVDEGPTLKRFRPRAQGRAYRIRKRTSHITVVVSSKEGTR; encoded by the coding sequence ATGGAAGCCAGGGCCCAGGCGCGGTACATCCGCGTCACGCCCATGAAGGCCCGCCGCGTGGTGGACCTTATCCGTGGCATGGATGCCACGGAGGCTCAGGCGGTCCTGCGTTTCGCCCCGCAGGCCGCGAGCGTGCCGGTCGGCAAGGTGCTTGACAGCGCCATTGCCAACGCCGCACACAACTACGACCACACCGACGCCGGCAGCCTCGTCATTTCTGAGGCGTACGTCGACGAGGGCCCGACCCTGAAGCGGTTCCGTCCGCGCGCCCAGGGCCGTGCCTACCGGATCCGCAAGCGGACCAGCCACATCACCGTGGTCGTCAGCAGCAAGGAAGGAACCCGGTAA
- the rpsH gene encoding 30S ribosomal protein S8, giving the protein MTMTDPIADMLTRLRNANSAYHDSVVMPHSKIKSHIAEILQQEGFITGWKTEDAEVGKNLVLELKFGPNRERSIAGIKRISKPGLRVYAKSTSLPKVLGGLGVAIISTSHGLLTGQQASKKGVGGEVLAYVW; this is encoded by the coding sequence ATGACCATGACTGATCCCATCGCAGACATGCTCACGCGTCTGCGCAACGCAAACTCGGCGTACCACGACTCCGTCGTGATGCCGCACAGCAAGATCAAGTCGCACATCGCGGAGATCCTCCAGCAGGAGGGCTTCATCACCGGCTGGAAGACCGAGGACGCCGAGGTCGGCAAGAACCTCGTTCTCGAGCTGAAGTTCGGCCCGAACCGCGAGCGCTCGATCGCCGGCATCAAGCGGATCTCGAAGCCGGGTCTGCGTGTGTACGCGAAGTCCACCAGCCTGCCGAAGGTTCTCGGCGGCCTGGGCGTGGCGATCATCTCCACGTCCCACGGTCTCCTGACCGGCCAGCAGGCAAGCAAGAAGGGCGTAGGTGGGGAAGTCCTCGCCTACGTCTGGTAG
- the rplC gene encoding 50S ribosomal protein L3, with protein sequence MTKNIKGVLGEKLGMTQVWDENNRVVPVTVVKAGPCVVTQVRTNDIDGYESVQIAFGEIDPRKVNKPLKGHFAKADVTPRRHLVELRTPDASEYTLGQEITAQVFESGIKVDVTGKSKGKGFAGVMKRHNFKGGKASHGAHRVHRKPGSIGGCATPGRVFKGMRMAGRMGNERVTTQNLTVHAVDAEKGLLLIKGAVPGPNGGLVLVRTAAKGA encoded by the coding sequence ATGACTAAGAACATCAAGGGCGTCCTGGGCGAGAAGCTCGGCATGACCCAGGTCTGGGACGAGAACAACCGGGTTGTCCCGGTGACCGTCGTCAAGGCTGGGCCGTGCGTCGTGACGCAGGTCCGTACGAACGACATCGACGGCTACGAGTCGGTCCAGATCGCCTTCGGCGAGATCGACCCGCGCAAGGTGAACAAGCCCCTCAAGGGCCACTTCGCCAAGGCCGACGTGACTCCGCGCCGCCACCTGGTGGAGCTCCGCACCCCTGACGCCAGCGAGTACACGCTGGGCCAGGAGATCACTGCTCAGGTGTTCGAGTCCGGCATCAAGGTTGATGTCACGGGCAAGAGCAAGGGCAAGGGCTTCGCCGGTGTCATGAAGCGCCACAACTTCAAGGGTGGCAAGGCTTCCCACGGTGCCCACCGAGTGCACCGTAAGCCCGGCTCCATCGGTGGCTGTGCCACCCCTGGCCGTGTCTTCAAGGGCATGCGCATGGCGGGCCGCATGGGCAACGAGCGGGTCACCACCCAGAACCTGACCGTCCACGCCGTTGACGCGGAGAAGGGTCTGCTGCTCATCAAGGGCGCAGTCCCCGGTCCGAACGGCGGCCTCGTCCTGGTCCGTACCGCGGCCAAGGGGGCTTGA
- the rplW gene encoding 50S ribosomal protein L23: MAEATVTSKTFTDPRDVLVKPVVSEKSYALLDENKYTFIVAPGSNKTQIKQAVEAVFSVKVTGVNTINRQGKRKRTRTGFGKRADTKRAIVTLAEGDRIDIFGGPVS; the protein is encoded by the coding sequence ATGGCTGAGGCGACCGTTACCAGCAAGACCTTCACGGACCCGCGTGACGTCCTCGTCAAGCCGGTTGTTTCCGAGAAGAGCTACGCGCTGCTCGACGAGAACAAGTACACGTTCATCGTCGCGCCGGGCTCCAACAAGACCCAGATCAAGCAGGCCGTGGAAGCGGTCTTCTCGGTCAAGGTCACCGGAGTCAACACGATCAACCGCCAGGGCAAGCGCAAGCGCACCCGCACCGGGTTCGGAAAGCGCGCTGACACCAAGCGCGCCATTGTGACCCTTGCCGAGGGCGACCGTATCGACATCTTCGGCGGCCCGGTCTCCTAA
- the rpsQ gene encoding 30S ribosomal protein S17 encodes MSEKNVTETTEQRGFRKTREGLVVSDKMDKTVVVAVEDRVKHALYGKVIRRTNKLKAHDEANAAGVGDRVVIMETRPLSATKRWRIVEILEKAK; translated from the coding sequence ATGAGCGAGAAGAATGTGACTGAGACGACTGAGCAGCGCGGTTTCCGCAAGACCCGTGAGGGTCTCGTCGTCAGCGACAAGATGGACAAGACCGTCGTCGTCGCTGTCGAGGACCGCGTCAAGCACGCCCTGTACGGCAAGGTCATCCGCCGTACGAACAAGCTCAAGGCGCATGACGAGGCCAACGCCGCAGGCGTGGGCGACCGTGTTGTCATCATGGAGACGCGGCCGCTTTCCGCGACGAAGCGCTGGCGCATCGTCGAGATCCTCGAGAAGGCCAAGTAA
- the rplD gene encoding 50S ribosomal protein L4, whose translation MSTIDILSPAGDKAGTVELPAEIFDAKVSIPLIHQVVVAQLAAARQGTHKTKTRGEVRGGGKKPYRQKGTGRARQGSTRAPQFAGGGVVHGPQPRDYSQRTPKKMKAAALRGALSDRARNARIHVVSGVVEGAASTKAAKSLLGKVSERKHVLLVAERSDEAAWLSARNLPQVHLLEPGQLNTYDVLVSDDVVFTKAAFESFVSGPKATTETEGSDV comes from the coding sequence ATGAGCACCATTGACATCCTTTCGCCGGCAGGCGACAAGGCCGGGACCGTCGAGCTCCCCGCGGAGATCTTCGACGCCAAGGTCAGCATTCCGCTGATCCACCAGGTCGTTGTCGCACAGCTGGCCGCGGCCCGACAGGGCACGCACAAGACCAAGACCCGCGGTGAAGTCCGTGGTGGCGGTAAGAAGCCTTACCGTCAGAAGGGCACCGGCCGCGCGCGCCAGGGTTCGACCCGTGCGCCGCAGTTCGCCGGCGGTGGCGTCGTCCACGGCCCGCAGCCGCGTGACTACTCGCAGCGGACCCCCAAGAAGATGAAGGCTGCCGCTCTTCGCGGTGCCCTCTCCGACCGGGCCCGTAACGCTCGCATCCACGTCGTTTCCGGCGTGGTCGAGGGCGCAGCGTCCACGAAGGCCGCCAAGTCCCTGCTGGGCAAGGTCAGTGAGCGCAAGCACGTGCTCCTGGTCGCCGAGCGTTCGGACGAGGCCGCGTGGCTCTCCGCCCGCAACCTGCCCCAGGTGCACCTCCTGGAGCCGGGCCAGCTGAACACGTACGACGTGCTCGTCTCCGATGACGTGGTCTTCACCAAGGCCGCCTTCGAGTCCTTCGTGTCTGGCCCCAAGGCCACCACTGAGACCGAAGGGAGCGACGTCTGA
- the rpmC gene encoding 50S ribosomal protein L29, with the protein MAAGTKATELRELNDEDLVAKLREAKEELFNLRFQAATGQLENHGRLKSVRKDIARIYTLMRERELGIETVESA; encoded by the coding sequence ATGGCGGCCGGTACCAAGGCGACCGAGCTGCGTGAGCTGAACGACGAGGATCTCGTCGCGAAGCTCCGTGAGGCCAAGGAAGAGCTGTTCAACCTCCGCTTCCAGGCGGCGACCGGGCAGCTCGAGAATCACGGTCGGCTCAAGTCCGTCCGTAAGGACATCGCCCGGATCTACACCCTGATGCGTGAGCGCGAGCTGGGCATCGAGACGGTGGAGAGCGCCTGA
- the rplB gene encoding 50S ribosomal protein L2 gives MGIRKYKPTTPGRRGSSVADFVEITRSTPEKSLVRPLHSKGGRNNTGRITVRHQGGGHKRAFRVIDFRRHDKDGVPAKVAHIEYDPNRTARIALLHYADGEKRYILAPAKLGQGDRVENGAGADIKPGNNLPLRNIPVGTTVHAIEMRPGGGAKIARSAGASVQLLAKEGAMAHLRMPSGEVRLVDIRCRATIGEVGNAEQSNINWGKAGRMRWKGVRPSVRGVAMNPVDHPHGGGEGKTSGGRHPVSPWGQKEGRTRSPKKASSKYIVRRRKSNKKR, from the coding sequence ATGGGTATCCGCAAGTACAAGCCGACGACCCCGGGCCGTCGTGGCTCCAGCGTCGCCGACTTTGTCGAGATCACGCGGTCCACGCCGGAGAAGTCGCTGGTTCGCCCTCTGCACAGCAAGGGCGGCCGTAACAACACCGGCCGGATCACCGTTCGCCACCAGGGTGGCGGACACAAGCGTGCCTTCCGTGTGATCGACTTCCGTCGTCACGACAAGGACGGCGTGCCGGCCAAGGTCGCGCACATCGAGTACGACCCGAACCGCACCGCGCGCATCGCGCTGCTGCACTACGCAGACGGCGAGAAGCGCTACATCCTCGCCCCGGCCAAGCTCGGCCAGGGCGACAGGGTGGAGAACGGCGCGGGCGCCGACATCAAGCCCGGTAACAACCTGCCGCTGCGCAACATCCCGGTGGGTACGACCGTGCACGCCATCGAGATGCGTCCCGGCGGCGGAGCGAAGATCGCCCGTTCCGCGGGTGCTTCGGTACAGCTGCTCGCGAAGGAAGGCGCCATGGCGCACCTTCGTATGCCGTCCGGTGAGGTTCGCCTGGTCGACATCCGCTGCCGCGCCACCATCGGCGAGGTCGGCAATGCCGAGCAGTCGAACATCAACTGGGGCAAGGCCGGCCGTATGCGCTGGAAGGGCGTTCGCCCCTCCGTTCGCGGTGTCGCGATGAACCCGGTCGACCACCCGCACGGTGGTGGTGAGGGCAAGACTTCAGGTGGTCGCCACCCGGTCAGCCCGTGGGGTCAGAAGGAGGGTCGTACTCGCTCGCCGAAGAAGGCTTCGAGCAAGTACATCGTCCGCCGCCGCAAGTCGAACAAGAAGCGCTAG
- a CDS encoding ATP-binding protein, which translates to MRSGTLLRIGVSDARGEHLPPGPGTASAPGGDAEHGRGLLIVEAYADRWGVPPGCPPRKAVWAELDLLP; encoded by the coding sequence GTGCGCAGCGGCACGCTCCTGCGGATCGGGGTGAGCGACGCGCGGGGCGAACATCTCCCGCCCGGCCCCGGTACGGCCTCCGCGCCGGGCGGTGACGCGGAGCACGGTCGGGGACTGCTGATCGTCGAGGCGTACGCCGACCGCTGGGGCGTCCCGCCGGGATGCCCGCCCCGAAAAGCCGTCTGGGCCGAGCTGGACCTTCTGCCGTGA
- the rplX gene encoding 50S ribosomal protein L24 — protein MKIKKGDLVQVITGKDRGKQGKVIVAYPTQNRVLVEGVNRVKKHTKAGQTARGSQTGGIVTTEAPVHVSNVQLVVEKDGKKVVTRVGYRFDDEGNKIRVAKRTGEDI, from the coding sequence ATGAAGATCAAGAAGGGCGACCTGGTTCAGGTCATCACCGGTAAGGACCGCGGCAAGCAGGGCAAGGTCATCGTTGCCTACCCCACGCAGAACCGTGTCCTCGTCGAGGGTGTCAACCGGGTCAAGAAGCACACCAAGGCCGGTCAGACCGCTCGCGGTTCGCAGACCGGTGGCATCGTGACGACCGAAGCCCCTGTCCACGTCAGCAACGTTCAGCTGGTTGTGGAGAAGGACGGCAAGAAGGTCGTCACCCGCGTCGGTTACCGCTTCGATGACGAGGGCAACAAGATCCGCGTTGCCAAGCGGACTGGTGAGGACATCTGA
- the rplE gene encoding 50S ribosomal protein L5: protein MTATTAPRLKTRYREEIAGKLREEFSYENVMQIPGLVKIVVNMGVGDAARDSKLIDGAIKDLTTITGQKPAVTKARKSIAQFKLREGQPIGCHVTLRGDRMWEFLDRTLSLALPRIRDFRGLSPKQFDGRGNYTFGLTEQVMFHEIDQDKIDRVRGMDITVVTTATNDDEGRALLRHLGFPFKEN from the coding sequence ATGACTGCCACCACTGCGCCGCGTCTCAAGACGCGCTACCGCGAGGAAATCGCCGGCAAGCTGCGTGAGGAGTTCTCCTACGAGAACGTCATGCAGATTCCCGGTCTCGTAAAGATCGTGGTCAACATGGGTGTGGGCGACGCCGCCCGCGACTCCAAGCTGATCGACGGTGCCATCAAGGACCTCACCACGATCACCGGCCAGAAGCCGGCCGTGACCAAGGCCCGCAAGTCGATCGCGCAGTTCAAGCTGCGCGAGGGGCAGCCGATCGGCTGCCACGTCACCCTCCGCGGTGACCGCATGTGGGAGTTCCTGGACCGTACGCTGTCGCTCGCGCTTCCGCGTATCCGTGACTTCCGTGGCCTGTCGCCGAAGCAGTTCGACGGCCGTGGCAACTACACCTTCGGTCTCACGGAGCAGGTCATGTTCCACGAGATCGACCAGGACAAGATCGACCGGGTCCGGGGCATGGACATCACCGTGGTCACCACGGCGACCAATGACGACGAGGGTCGTGCCCTCCTTCGTCACCTCGGCTTCCCGTTCAAGGAGAACTGA
- the rpsS gene encoding 30S ribosomal protein S19, translated as MPRSLKKGPFVDGHLVKKVDVQNEAGTKNVIKTWSRRSMIIPDMLGHTIAVHNGKIHVPVFVTESMVGHKLGEFAPTRTFRGHVKDDRKSKRR; from the coding sequence ATGCCGCGTAGTCTCAAGAAGGGGCCTTTCGTCGACGGACACCTTGTCAAGAAGGTGGACGTACAGAACGAAGCAGGCACCAAGAACGTCATCAAGACCTGGTCCCGGCGCTCGATGATCATCCCGGACATGCTGGGACACACCATCGCGGTGCACAACGGCAAGATCCACGTCCCGGTGTTCGTCACCGAGTCGATGGTCGGCCACAAGCTCGGCGAGTTTGCGCCGACCCGCACCTTCCGCGGCCACGTCAAGGACGACCGCAAGTCGAAGCGCCGCTAA
- the rplN gene encoding 50S ribosomal protein L14, with amino-acid sequence MIQQESRLRVADNTGAKEILTIRVLGGSGRRYAGIGDVIVATVKDAIPGGNVKKGDVVKAVIVRTVKERRRQDGSYIRFDENAAVILKNDGDPRGTRIFGPVGRELREKKFMKIISLAPEVL; translated from the coding sequence GTGATCCAGCAGGAGTCGCGACTTCGCGTCGCCGACAACACGGGTGCGAAGGAAATTCTCACCATTCGTGTTCTCGGTGGCTCGGGTCGCCGCTACGCGGGTATCGGTGATGTCATCGTCGCCACCGTCAAGGACGCGATCCCCGGCGGCAACGTGAAGAAGGGTGACGTCGTCAAGGCGGTCATCGTTCGCACCGTCAAGGAGCGTCGTCGTCAGGACGGCTCGTACATCCGCTTCGACGAGAACGCCGCCGTCATTCTGAAGAACGACGGCGACCCCCGCGGCACCCGTATCTTCGGCCCGGTGGGCCGTGAGCTGCGCGAGAAGAAGTTCATGAAGATCATCTCGCTCGCGCCGGAGGTGCTGTAA
- the rpsJ gene encoding 30S ribosomal protein S10: MAGQKIRIRLKAYDHEVIDSSAKKIVETVTRTGASVAGPVPLPTEKNVYCVIKSPHKYKDSREHFEMRTHKRLIDILDPTPKTVDSLMRLDLPAGVDIEIKL; the protein is encoded by the coding sequence ATGGCGGGACAGAAGATCCGCATCCGGCTCAAGGCCTACGACCACGAGGTCATCGACTCTTCGGCGAAGAAGATCGTCGAGACGGTGACGCGCACTGGTGCGTCGGTCGCAGGCCCGGTGCCGCTGCCCACTGAGAAGAACGTGTACTGCGTCATCAAGTCGCCGCACAAGTACAAGGACTCGCGCGAGCACTTCGAGATGCGCACGCACAAGCGCCTCATCGACATCCTCGACCCCACGCCGAAGACAGTTGACTCGCTCATGCGTCTCGACCTGCCGGCTGGTGTCGACATCGAGATCAAGCTCTGA
- the gdhA gene encoding NADP-specific glutamate dehydrogenase, which yields MPPSTSSTTSKSSKDRLASLRAEIEHRNPAQPEFHQAVHEVLETLAPVLTAREDYAQAGIVERLCEPERQIIFRVPWQDDRGKVHVNRGFRVEFNSALGPYKGGLRFHPSVNLGIVKFLGFEQIFKNALTGLGIGGGKGGSDFDPRGRSDSEVMRFCQSFMTELQRHIGEHTDVPAGDIGVGGREIGYLFGQYRRITNRWEAGILTGKGLSWGGSAIRPEATGYGNVYFAAEMLKRRGEDLQGQTAVVSGSGNVALYTIEKLRALGANPLTCSDSGGYVVDEKGIDVALLKQIKEVERGRVSEYAERRGESARYIPGGSVWDVPADIALPSATQNELGTDAAAALIRNGVKAVSEGANMPTTPDAVHLLQEAGVAFGPGKAANAGGVAVSALEMRQNAARDSWAPERVEEELVRIMRDIHHTCYETAERYGAPGNYVAGANIAGFERVADSMLAQGVI from the coding sequence CTGCCTCCCTCGACTTCGTCGACCACGTCGAAGTCCTCGAAGGACAGGCTCGCTTCGCTGCGCGCCGAGATCGAGCACCGTAATCCTGCCCAGCCCGAGTTCCACCAGGCCGTCCATGAGGTGCTGGAGACTCTCGCGCCGGTACTCACCGCGCGTGAGGACTACGCACAGGCAGGGATCGTCGAGCGTCTCTGTGAGCCCGAGAGGCAGATCATCTTCCGGGTTCCCTGGCAGGACGACCGGGGGAAGGTACACGTCAACAGGGGCTTCCGGGTGGAGTTCAACAGCGCCCTCGGTCCCTACAAGGGCGGTCTGCGCTTTCACCCCAGCGTCAACCTGGGCATTGTGAAGTTCCTCGGCTTCGAGCAGATCTTCAAGAACGCCCTGACCGGACTGGGCATCGGCGGCGGCAAGGGCGGCAGCGACTTCGACCCGCGCGGCCGCTCCGACTCCGAGGTGATGCGCTTCTGCCAGTCGTTCATGACCGAGCTGCAGCGCCATATCGGCGAGCACACCGACGTCCCGGCCGGTGACATCGGGGTCGGCGGCCGGGAGATCGGCTACCTGTTCGGCCAGTACCGGCGGATCACCAACCGCTGGGAAGCGGGCATCCTCACCGGCAAGGGCCTGTCCTGGGGCGGCTCCGCGATCCGCCCGGAGGCGACCGGCTACGGCAACGTGTACTTCGCCGCCGAGATGCTGAAGCGGCGCGGCGAGGACCTGCAGGGGCAGACGGCCGTCGTGTCGGGCTCAGGCAACGTCGCCCTCTACACCATCGAGAAGCTCAGGGCCCTCGGCGCGAATCCGCTCACCTGCTCCGACTCCGGCGGCTACGTGGTGGACGAGAAGGGCATCGATGTCGCGCTGCTCAAGCAGATCAAGGAGGTCGAACGAGGCCGCGTCAGCGAGTACGCGGAACGGCGAGGTGAGTCCGCGCGCTACATCCCCGGCGGCAGCGTCTGGGACGTGCCCGCCGACATCGCGCTCCCGTCGGCCACCCAGAACGAGCTCGGCACCGATGCCGCGGCAGCTCTGATCCGTAACGGTGTGAAGGCCGTGTCCGAGGGCGCGAACATGCCCACCACGCCCGACGCCGTGCACCTGTTGCAGGAAGCGGGTGTCGCCTTCGGACCGGGCAAGGCCGCGAACGCGGGCGGGGTCGCGGTCAGCGCGCTGGAAATGCGGCAGAACGCCGCCCGTGACTCCTGGGCGCCCGAGCGGGTCGAGGAGGAGCTGGTCCGGATCATGCGGGACATCCACCACACCTGCTACGAGACGGCCGAGCGGTACGGCGCCCCCGGCAACTACGTGGCCGGAGCCAACATCGCCGGATTCGAACGGGTCGCGGACTCGATGCTGGCGCAGGGGGTCATCTGA
- the rplP gene encoding 50S ribosomal protein L16 has translation MLIPRRVKHRKQHHPKRSGMAKGGTEVAFGEYGIQALTPAYVTNRQIEAARIAMTRHIKRGGKVWINIYPDRPLTKKPAETRMGSGKGSPEWWIANVKPGRVMFELSYPNEKVAKEALTRAAHKLPMKCRIVRREAGES, from the coding sequence ATGCTGATCCCTCGTAGGGTCAAGCACCGCAAGCAGCACCACCCCAAGCGCAGCGGTATGGCGAAGGGTGGCACTGAGGTCGCATTCGGTGAGTACGGCATCCAGGCTCTGACGCCGGCGTACGTGACGAACCGTCAGATCGAAGCTGCTCGTATCGCGATGACCCGCCACATCAAGCGTGGCGGCAAGGTCTGGATCAACATCTACCCGGACCGTCCGCTCACCAAGAAGCCTGCTGAGACCCGCATGGGTTCCGGTAAGGGTTCCCCCGAGTGGTGGATCGCGAACGTCAAGCCCGGTCGGGTGATGTTCGAGCTGTCCTACCCGAACGAGAAGGTCGCTAAGGAGGCGCTCACCCGCGCCGCCCACAAGCTTCCGATGAAGTGCCGCATTGTGCGGCGCGAGGCAGGTGAGTCGTGA